The sequence TTTTTACCTGGAAATCAATTGGACTGCTCTCCTTATAATTGAAAGATACATTGTTGGTGAAGCAATTGCTGTCGATCACTATGCCTGAGGGGTTGGGAAAGTTAAAGGCGTTTTGACTGTGCTCAATACCTATGTTGTTATATGCCAGGGTATTGTTGGTAATAGAGCCGGTATCGAGGTTGTTTATAACAAGCGCTCTATCGTTATAGATAAAAAGATTGCCTGAAATTGGTGAGCTCAAACTCAGTGCAACAATATATACTCCCGCACCTGTGTTTCCTTTGAAGGTATTTCCCGTCATGCCCGGTATTGTGCCGCCCTGTAAATTGACACCACCAGCATTGTAATTAAAGCTATTATTGGCTATGAGCGCTTGGGCCAGGCCGCCTTGCGAGGAATAACCAACATTGTTATAGGATAGTTCATTTTCGGTAAATACAGTGGGCACATTAGAGGTCATGCCATTTATTACTCCGTTTTCATTTTGGGTTAGCAGGCACTTGCTGATTGTTGCATGGTAGTTGACCGGAGGTGATGGCCACAAATTAATGGCGGTGGTATTGTTCCTGAATACAGAATTATAGACGTAAAGATTGGTGCCTTCATTCATGATGGCATTGTAACCGCGTTCAAACCGGCAATACTTTATGCTGCTCGTGTCATTTTTGCCTTTTATCCTGAATTTAATACCTGCCCATGCATATTTAGTCTGGTTCGCAGTGTTGTTGGGCAGAAACAGGATACTGTCTGTAACGGTGCCTTCGGCTATCAGGCGTCCATCAACATAAAAAAGGCAGGCGCTGTCTACGCGCACCGTCACGC comes from Polluticoccus soli and encodes:
- a CDS encoding NosD domain-containing protein, whose protein sequence is MLLLCWSTFTADAATYVSGLIATNTTWTKANSPYIVNGSLAVDSTVTLTIEPGVTVRVDSACLFYVDGRLIAEGTVTDSILFLPNNTANQTKYAWAGIKFRIKGKNDTSSIKYCRFERGYNAIMNEGTNLYVYNSVFRNNTTAINLWPSPPVNYHATISKCLLTQNENGVINGMTSNVPTVFTENELSYNNVGYSSQGGLAQALIANNSFNYNAGGVNLQGGTIPGMTGNTFKGNTGAGVYIVALSLSSPISGNLFIYNDRALVINNLDTGSITNNTLAYNNIGIEHSQNAFNFPNPSGIVIDSNCFTNNVSFNYKESSPIDFQVKNNWWGTASTQGIDSTIEDFYDNLSSGKIGYTPFLTASDGCMAVSPPPQGIPATPMVAGIQIYPSPNNGTFTLQIDNSNFKKAAVQVYDMMGRECYKASITAPKSQITLNQAKGTYILKLRLDQTVVTKQLIVE